In Stigmatopora argus isolate UIUO_Sarg chromosome 17, RoL_Sarg_1.0, whole genome shotgun sequence, the following are encoded in one genomic region:
- the ralaa gene encoding ras-related protein Ral-A, producing MAAAKPKGQNSLALHKVIMVGSGGVGKSALTLQFMYDEFVEDYEPTKADSYRKKVVLDGEEVQIDILDTAGQEDYAAIRDNYFRSGEGFLCVFSITELESFAATVDFREQILRVKEDENVPFLLVGNKSDLDDRRQLSADDAKARAEQWGVCYVETSAKTRANVDKVFFDLMREIRARKMEDSKEKNGKKKSKSLAKRIRERCCIL from the exons ATGGCTGCTGCTAAACCCAAAGGGCAAAATTCTTTAGCCCTCCACAAAGTCATCATGGTGGGCAGCGGCGGCGTGGGCAAGTCGGCCCTCACGCTGCAGTTCATGTACGACGAG TTCGTAGAAGACTACGAGCCCACCAAAGCGGACAGCTACAGGAAGAAGGTGGTCCTGGACGGCGAGGAGGTCCAGATCGACATCCTGGACACGGCCGGGCAGGAGGACTACGCCGCCATCCGCGACAACTATTTCCGCAGCGGCGAGGGCTTTCTTTGCGTCTTCTCCATCACCGAACTCGAGTCCTTTGCCGCCACTGTCGATTTCAG AGAGCAAATCCTGCGAGTGAAGGAGGACGAGAACGTGCCTTTCCTCCTGGTGGGCAACAAGTCGGACCTGGACGACCGGCGGCAGTTGAGCGCCGACGATGCCAAGGCCCGCGCCGAGCAGTGGGGGGTCTGCTACGTGGAGACCTCGGCCAAAACCCGGGCCAACGTGGACAAG GTCTTCTTCGATCTGATGCGCGAAATCCGGGCCAGGAAGATGGAGGACAGCAAAGAGAAGAACGGCAAGAAGAAAAGCAAAAGTTTGGCTAAGCGTATTCGGGAAAGGTGTTGTATTTTATAG